A window of the Henckelia pumila isolate YLH828 chromosome 3, ASM3356847v2, whole genome shotgun sequence genome harbors these coding sequences:
- the LOC140892324 gene encoding zeatin O-glucosyltransferase-like, which translates to MATDVGHSSPEHRHLENGLDRHQVVVLMVPLPAQGHLNQLLQLSRLIAAYNIPVYYVSTATHNRQAKLRVHGWDPLSASNVHFRELPTPEFASPPLNPNAANKFPAHLQPLFNSISQLRQPFAALLRSLSRIAAQRIVIIHDSMMSSVVQDFVSIPNAESYVFHSVSAFAIFCYFWEETEKTFTQLDDNKLRELQIPSLEDCFTEEFMELIAREHKCVGLSSGSLFNSSREFEGKFMGFIEKMSESSSQNKKHWAIGPFNPVNLTRKNEDGSRHESLKWLDKQPPKSVVFVSFGTTTSLPDEQIKNLATGLEQSEVKFIWVFRDADRGDINSVAGSDQDRIRRSCELPDEGLIEERGMILRDWAPQLEILNHSATGGFMSHCGWNSCMESISMGVPIAAWPMHSDQPRNAVLITQVLKIGITVKDWARRHEVVEAGTISMALRRLMLSEEGEEMRRRAAELGGAVRRSVEEGGVTRLEFDSFISHVRR; encoded by the coding sequence CTCATCGCCGCCTACAATATACCTGTTTACTACGTCAGCACCGCCACCCACAACCGCCAGGCGAAGCTCCGGGTCCACGGCTGGGACCCTCTCTCCGCCTCCAACGTCCATTTCCGCGAGCTCCCAACTCCTGAATTTGCATCCCCGCCTCTGAACCCGAACGCCGCCAACAAATTCCCCGCACATCTACAGCCATTGTTCAACTCAATCTCCCAGCTCCGGCAGCCATTCGCCGCCCTCCTACGGTCTCTTTCGCGCATTGCAGCGCAAAGAATCGTGATCATTCATGACTCCATGATGTCTTCCGTTGTTCAAGATTTTGTTTCAATACCAAACGCTGAATCCTACGTTTTCCACAGCGTTTCAGCTTTCGCCATCTTTTGCTATTTCTGGGAAGAAACGGAGAAAACCTTTACACAGCTTGATGATAATAAATTACGGGAACTGCAAATCCCTTCTCTTGAAGATTGCTTCACCGAAGAATTCATGGAGTTGATTGCAAGAGAACATAAATGCGTTGGTTTAAGTTCGGGAAGTCTCTTCAATTCCAGCAGAGAATTCGAAGGCAAATTCATGGGTTTCATCGAAAAGATGTCTGAATCATCATCACAAAACAAGAAACACTGGGCTATAGGGCCATTCAACCCCGTGAATTTAACAAGAAAAAATGAAGACGGATCACGCCATGAATCCCTGAAATGGCTCGACAAACAACCGCCAAAATCAGTGGTGTTTGTTTCCTTTGGAACGACGACTTCATTACCAGACGAACAAATAAAGAATTTGGCAACAGGGCTGGAACAAAGCGAGGTGAAATTCATCTGGGTTTTCAGAGACGCGGATCGAGGAGACATTAATTCCGTAGCCGGATCAGATCAAGATAGAATTAGGAGATCATGTGAATTACCAGACGAAGGGTTAATCGAAGAAAGGGGGATGATCTTGAGAGATTGGGCACCTCAATTGGAAATCTTGAACCATTCCGCAACGGGTGGATTTATGAGTCACTGTGGATGGAATTCATGCATGGAGAGTATTTCAATGGGGGTGCCGATTGCTGCATGGCCGATGCACTCGGACCAGCCAAGAAACGCTGTTTTGATCACACAAGTGCTCAAAATCGGCATCACTGTCAAAGATTGGGCTCGGCGGCACGAGGTCGTGGAGGCAGGGACAATTTCCATGGCTTTGAGAAGGCTGATGTTGTCGGAGGAAGGAGAGGAGATGAGGCGGAGGGCGGCGGAGTTGGGCGGAGCTGTCAGAAGGTCGGTGGAGGAAGGTGGCGTCACACGACTCGAGTTTGATTCTTTCATTTCTCACGTTAGGAGATAG